The Rhodospirillales bacterium genome includes the window TGATGTCCCGTATTGCTCGGCCTGAATCAAGGCCGTCGCAAAAGACTTCGCTGCTCCAGACCCAACCCGCCGGGCAAAGTCCTGCAAGGCGACCCGCCGGTCGTTCAACATGGCCATTTCAGCACTTAAAATCCCCAGCTCTTCCGCCAAGGTTGGTGAGTGCTCGGCAATTTCATCGGCAATCCGATCAACCGTCTGTTCCAGACCGATCCCGCCCTGCACACAAATCAGCATCATATCGAGCGCATCGGGAAATGTAATGTTGATCTCATCCGCGCGGCGCTGGATCATGTTTTTTAAAATCAGACCCGGCAGGCCATACCCCGCAAACATCGCCAGTATCAAAACAAAAAAAACAGTTCCGTCATCAACTTCCTTGTCACTGGCCGCAATCGTCAGCATCGAAAACCCCATAAAAACAAAGGGCAACGTTATCCGCATGACGATAAATTTAATCGGCGCCGAAGGACTGCGAATTCCGGCACGAAGCATCTGGTCACGGACTTTTTCACCCAGTTCCCCCAAAAGCTTTTGCGCCTTGAAAAACATAGCTACAGAATCACGCGCCGACAGAGCATCCTGTGTTTTTCCGCGGTTTTGCGCTTGATTTTTCGTTTGCTCAAACAAGGTACGCCGGCGCTTTTCAATCACAGAGCGATAACGTTCTTTTTTCTCTGACTTATTCAAAAGCGGAAGAGAAAACGCCATAAAGGACACCGCCGCCAGCAGCGATGTAATCAGAATAATGAAAATATCCGATGACCCACCCATAACGTTACACCTTGAAATTAATCATGATTTTCATGATAAAAATTCCCATACACATCCACAAACCACTACCGATCATCAAAACGCGGCCCACCGGCGTATCAAACATCAAACCGATATATTCGGGGTCGATCGCAAACAACCCGCCTCCAACCAGAAAAGGCAGTGAACCGATAATCCCGGCCGAAGCTTTCGCTTCAGATGACAGAGCTTGAATCTTACGCTTCAGGCGAAAACGTGCCCGGATCACACCGGCCAGATTCAAAAGAACCTCGGATAAGCTCGCCCCGGTCTGGGCCTGAATGGAAATGCCCGTGGCAAACATCTGCATTTCGGTCAAAGGCATCCGGCGCGCGGCTTCCAGCGTAGCTTCAGCCAATGGCACACCAATTTTTTGCGCCTCATAAACACGCTCCATTTCCTCACCGACCGGACCGGTGAATTCACGGCTGGCCATGGAAATGGCTTCGGTCACAGGCATCCCCGCCTTCAAAAGACGCACCATGGCCTCCAGCGCATCGGCAAACTCTTCCAAAAACTTCTTCTGGCGGCGCTTTGTCATGTGACGAACAACAAATTTAGGGAATCCCAGGAACCCGATCACAGCTAGCATAACAAGCACAAAAACCGACATCCCAAACAGTTTACCCAAAACCGCAAACACAATCCCGCTGAGGGCGGAAAACAACCAATATTGCTTAACACTGATCTTTATGCCTGCTTGTTCAAGTTGTGTGGAGATAGAGGCTTTTTTCTTTTTATTTTCATCGACCTCGGTGCCTTTAAGCTTGCGGGCGATTTCCTCGCGGCGCTTATTCTGCGCCGTTTTCTGGTCTATTTTATCGGCAGAGGCCGCACCACGCCCCCGAATAACAGCCATAGTCCTGCTTTTTTGCTGTTTTTGGTTGCTTATCATCAACGCCGCCGCCATCCCCAGAACCACCAGGACGATCAGAAGAACAATGACAATATATAGCGGTGTCATCAATCAAACGCCTCTTCCATAGCATCCAGAACAAGCTGCTCAACGCCATACTGACGGGCCTTGTCATAGAAGCGGGGCCGCAAACCGGTTGAGCGGTGACGGGTAATCAGCTTGCCGTCATCATCCTCACCCTCGACATCAAGAACAAAAAGATCCTGCATGGTGACGACTTCGCCTTCCATCCCGGTAATCTCCGTAACGTGGGTCGTTTTCCGGGAACCGTCACGCAAGCGCTGCACCTGAATAATAACGTTGACCGCAGACGCGATCTGTTCGCGCACCGCGACCGTCGGCAGATTCAACCCGCCCATAGCAATCATGTTTTCCATCCGGGAAACAGCCTCACGCGGGTTGTTGGCGTGAACCGTCCCCATTGATCCGTCGTGACCGGTATTCATGGCCTGCAGCAAATCAAACGCCTCCGGCCCCCGGACCTCCCCGACGATAATCCGCTCCGGGCGCATCCGTAGGCAGTTCTTCACAAGATCACGCATGGTAACCTCCCCGACCCCTTCCAGGTTCGGCGGCCGCGTTTCAAGACGCACGACGTGCGGCTGCTGGAGCTGAAGCTCACAGGCATCCTCACAGGTAATAATACGCTCGGTCGTATCAATATAACGGGTCAGACAGTTCAGCATCGTCGTTTTACCGGACCCCGTACCACCAGACACCAGAACATTCACCCGGCAACGCCCGATCGCCATAATCAGCTTAGCGCAGGACGGCGTCATGGATCCAAAACCCATCAGTTTTTCGAGAGTCAGCTTATCCTTGGTAAATTTCCGGATCGTCATGCACGACCCGTCAACCGCCAACGGCGGAATAATCACGTTCACCCGTGAACCATCAGCCAGACGCGCATCGCAAATCGGCGAAGATTCATCAACCCGCCGCCCGATTGCCCCGACAATCCGCTGGCAAATCGTCGTTAAATGCTGGTTATCACGGAATTTAACATTCGTTCGCTGGATTTTACCGCCAACCTCGATATAGGTCGTATCCGGCCCGTTAATCATAATATCGGCGATGTCGTCACGCTCCAACAACGTTTCAAGCGGCCCGTAGCCAAGCATGTCGTTGCCGCATTCCTTGGCAATTTGTTCAAGCTCTGCCGGCGTGACATCCAGATTCCGAAACCGGGCAATTTCCTCGACCGCCGACTGGACCTCTTCCCGTGCGGCTTGCGAGTCCATACGCGCCAGCGCTTTCAGATCAATCCCGTCACGTAAATCCAGCCATATACGGTTACGCGCACGCTGCAAACGCAAGGATGTAATACTGTCATGCGCAGGAGCGCCCTCCACCTCTTCCTCTTCCATATCGAGGTCAGGGAGCGTCGCTTCCTTGTCAACCTTGCGTTTTTGAGGTCTCGGTTTTTGAGGGGGGGTCGAAGCTTCTTCAACAACCTCGTCCACCGGAACCGACGGCGCCACATCCTCCGCAGACGGCGTATCGTCATCCATCACGCCCACCGACAGCGCCTTTAACTGGGCCATCTGCTCTTCCGACAAGGGAACAGACGGCGCATCATCTTCGGGAAAATTCTCTTCGCCAACATCCTCCAGCACAGGAGTTTGTTTTTCTTTTCTCGGCGCTTTTTTAGCCTGAGGAACGTCTGTTGATGATTTTTTCCCAAACATCGGAACGCCCCCTTACGATTTTTTCGTCAGCTTGTTCAAAAAACTGCCTATACCGCCCTTTTCATCAACTTTTTCTTCTTTTTCAGCCGCGCCGCCGGCAATCCTGCGAACCAAAAGCAACAGATTGGCGATAAGAACATCCCCACCCTTGGTTACAGACAATTTTTCGGCCTGACTTTCCGCCGCCAAAAAAACATCCGGAGAAAAAGCAATTTCCGCGGCTATCTTTTTATCAATGCCTTCCTCGATCTGCGCTTTGGAAACCTCATGCTTGGGAGAAATCCCTTTCATGTTCAAAACCAGCGATACATCGTCGTGAGAACCCCCGCGCAGATCCTTGATCTCATGCGATAACGTCCGGGCCGCCCGCACAGAAGCCAGCTCCGGGGACGTAATCAAAAGAATGTCATGAGCCTTGGTCAACACCGTCCGGCACAAAGCCGAAGGCGCCCCCGACAAATCTACAACAAGAAAAGGATGAGTTATCGTCACATAATCAATCAACGCTTCGTAATTCTCGGCAGATACGCTGTCATCCATCATGACATCGCCGCCGCTGCTCAGGACAAATAACTTGTCGCTGGCGTTGTAAATCATACGCGTCAAACTGTCTTCATTGCCTTCAGCCGCCGCCCGGCCAGCCTCGACCAGCGTTGTCGACGGATCAAAATCCATCCCGACATTCAATGTCGACCAGCCTCCGGCCGCATCCATCAGGAACGTTTTCTGCCCCAGATCATCCGCCAGCGCCCACGCCACACTTTGCGCCACCGTCGAAGCACCTACGCCGCCCTTGGCTCCCAAAACGGCAATCAACCGGGAATCCCGCGCCCCTACCTGTTCCAGCAAAGTCGAAGCGATATCATTGGAAAACGTAACAGCCTCAACAGGCTTGACCAGATAGTCGCTAACCCCCATCCCGACAAGCTTCCGGTAAAGATTAACGTCATTATCCGGCCCTATAACGATGGCAGACGTTCCTTCGTTACAATTCGCCGCCAGCGCCCCCAGACGCCCGGAAAAACTGTCATCAATCGTTTCAGTCTGGATAATGACCAGATCCGGTGCTTCCACCGTCGCATAAGATTGTATAGCCGCCTCTACATCGCCGTCATAGGCTTCCAGCTCCACCCGGGCAAAACGCCAGTCCTGAGACAAAGAAAGAAAAACCTCCTTCGTCTGCGGATCGTTACTGAACAGTTCCACGCGCGCACCCGGCAAAAGAACCGATGTATATGACTTATCCCCCTCGCTCATGATCTCTTTTTCTT containing:
- a CDS encoding type II secretion system F family protein, with the translated sequence MGGSSDIFIILITSLLAAVSFMAFSLPLLNKSEKKERYRSVIEKRRRTLFEQTKNQAQNRGKTQDALSARDSVAMFFKAQKLLGELGEKVRDQMLRAGIRSPSAPIKFIVMRITLPFVFMGFSMLTIAASDKEVDDGTVFFVLILAMFAGYGLPGLILKNMIQRRADEINITFPDALDMMLICVQGGIGLEQTVDRIADEIAEHSPTLAEELGILSAEMAMLNDRRVALQDFARRVGSGAAKSFATALIQAEQYGTSVSKALQVMSQELREQRMGLAEQKAAALPPKLTVPMIAFFLPVLFVIILGPAIIQAMSSL
- a CDS encoding type II secretion system F family protein, with protein sequence MTPLYIVIVLLIVLVVLGMAAALMISNQKQQKSRTMAVIRGRGAASADKIDQKTAQNKRREEIARKLKGTEVDENKKKKASISTQLEQAGIKISVKQYWLFSALSGIVFAVLGKLFGMSVFVLVMLAVIGFLGFPKFVVRHMTKRRQKKFLEEFADALEAMVRLLKAGMPVTEAISMASREFTGPVGEEMERVYEAQKIGVPLAEATLEAARRMPLTEMQMFATGISIQAQTGASLSEVLLNLAGVIRARFRLKRKIQALSSEAKASAGIIGSLPFLVGGGLFAIDPEYIGLMFDTPVGRVLMIGSGLWMCMGIFIMKIMINFKV
- a CDS encoding CpaF family protein, with product MDSQAAREEVQSAVEEIARFRNLDVTPAELEQIAKECGNDMLGYGPLETLLERDDIADIMINGPDTTYIEVGGKIQRTNVKFRDNQHLTTICQRIVGAIGRRVDESSPICDARLADGSRVNVIIPPLAVDGSCMTIRKFTKDKLTLEKLMGFGSMTPSCAKLIMAIGRCRVNVLVSGGTGSGKTTMLNCLTRYIDTTERIITCEDACELQLQQPHVVRLETRPPNLEGVGEVTMRDLVKNCLRMRPERIIVGEVRGPEAFDLLQAMNTGHDGSMGTVHANNPREAVSRMENMIAMGGLNLPTVAVREQIASAVNVIIQVQRLRDGSRKTTHVTEITGMEGEVVTMQDLFVLDVEGEDDDGKLITRHRSTGLRPRFYDKARQYGVEQLVLDAMEEAFD
- a CDS encoding AAA family ATPase produces the protein MSEGDKSYTSVLLPGARVELFSNDPQTKEVFLSLSQDWRFARVELEAYDGDVEAAIQSYATVEAPDLVIIQTETIDDSFSGRLGALAANCNEGTSAIVIGPDNDVNLYRKLVGMGVSDYLVKPVEAVTFSNDIASTLLEQVGARDSRLIAVLGAKGGVGASTVAQSVAWALADDLGQKTFLMDAAGGWSTLNVGMDFDPSTTLVEAGRAAAEGNEDSLTRMIYNASDKLFVLSSGGDVMMDDSVSAENYEALIDYVTITHPFLVVDLSGAPSALCRTVLTKAHDILLITSPELASVRAARTLSHEIKDLRGGSHDDVSLVLNMKGISPKHEVSKAQIEEGIDKKIAAEIAFSPDVFLAAESQAEKLSVTKGGDVLIANLLLLVRRIAGGAAEKEEKVDEKGGIGSFLNKLTKKS